One Arthrobacter sp. StoSoilB19 DNA window includes the following coding sequences:
- a CDS encoding AGE family epimerase/isomerase — translation MTWLDSAAHARWLEAETDRLVRFAEASKVPTGFGWLDNYGKVFADKPTHLWITARMTHSFAVAALMGRPGAALLVDHGIAALNGPLHDDEFGGWYAEVDANGPVNDTKSGYQHSFVLLAAASAVAAGRPGARELLDEALRVADTKFWDHQANMCFDSWNREFTETEAYRGGNASMHSVEAYLIVADVTGENRWLERALHIAEVLIHNFARNNNYRVFEHFDPEWNPMPEYNTDDRASQFRAYGGTPGHWVEWARLLLHLRAGLEARGLDVPAWLLDDARGLFDAAIRDAWEPDGHPGFVYTVDWEGKPVVTTRIRWVPAEAIGGAAALYIATGDQKYADWYERIWDHARDWFIDYEHGSWKQELDENGNVSSTVWSGKADIYHLWHCLVVPRLPLAPGLAPAVAAGLLDIRLNQTLQASESAGL, via the coding sequence ATGACGTGGCTCGACAGTGCCGCCCACGCACGATGGCTTGAGGCGGAGACGGACCGGCTGGTCCGCTTTGCCGAGGCCTCCAAGGTCCCCACCGGATTCGGCTGGCTGGACAACTACGGCAAGGTGTTCGCCGACAAGCCCACCCATCTGTGGATCACCGCCCGGATGACGCACAGTTTCGCCGTCGCCGCGCTGATGGGCAGGCCGGGTGCCGCGCTCCTTGTGGACCACGGCATCGCTGCGCTCAACGGCCCCCTCCACGACGATGAGTTCGGCGGCTGGTACGCCGAGGTGGACGCGAACGGCCCCGTGAACGATACGAAGTCCGGCTACCAGCATTCCTTCGTGCTCCTCGCCGCTGCCAGTGCCGTCGCCGCAGGGCGGCCAGGGGCCCGCGAATTGCTGGACGAGGCGCTCCGGGTGGCTGACACCAAATTCTGGGACCACCAGGCCAACATGTGTTTCGACTCGTGGAACCGGGAATTCACGGAAACCGAGGCATACCGTGGCGGAAACGCGAGCATGCATTCCGTGGAGGCATACCTCATTGTGGCCGATGTGACCGGGGAGAACCGCTGGCTCGAACGGGCCCTGCACATCGCCGAAGTGCTCATCCACAACTTTGCCCGCAACAACAACTACCGGGTGTTCGAGCACTTCGACCCGGAGTGGAACCCCATGCCGGAGTACAACACCGATGACCGGGCCAGCCAGTTCCGGGCGTACGGCGGCACCCCGGGCCACTGGGTTGAGTGGGCGCGCCTGCTCCTCCACCTCCGTGCCGGGCTCGAAGCCCGCGGCCTGGACGTCCCGGCCTGGCTGCTCGACGATGCGCGCGGCCTGTTTGACGCCGCCATCCGCGACGCCTGGGAACCGGACGGCCACCCCGGCTTTGTGTACACCGTTGACTGGGAGGGCAAGCCGGTGGTCACCACCCGCATCCGCTGGGTGCCCGCCGAGGCAATCGGGGGTGCGGCAGCCCTCTATATCGCCACGGGGGACCAGAAGTACGCGGACTGGTATGAGCGGATCTGGGACCATGCCCGTGACTGGTTCATCGACTACGAGCATGGGTCCTGGAAGCAGGAACTCGACGAGAACGGCAATGTCTCCTCCACCGTATGGTCAGGTAAGGCGGACATCTACCACCTGTGGCACTGCCTGGTGGTCCCCCGCCTTCCGCTGGCCCCCGGGCTGGCACCGGCGGTCGCGGCAGGATTGCTGGACATACGCCTTAACCAAACCCTGCAGGCCAGCGAATCAGCCGGCCTCTGA
- a CDS encoding alpha-L-fucosidase, with amino-acid sequence MTDSTATPEDWNKLARPVPEWFQNAPFGIFIHWGAYSVPAWAEPIGALGTIEDREWFTHNPYAEWYYNTIRIDGSPAQQHHRDVFGGEDYDAFLDQWKAEQFDPGDWVELFKFAGADYVVPTTKHHDGIALWDAPGTGERNTVHRGPRRDLIGEIARAVGDEGLKLGLYYSGGLDWHVRPFPPHVTSESVHDTSRPKDAGYAEYAYNHVVDLVDKYRPDVLWNDIEWPDAGKHFGEYGLGRLFEHFYSISPQGVVNDRWGATHKDYATSEYEAARENESESEWENCRGIGFSFGYNQVEGPEQSLTGQQLARQLTDVVSRGGHFLLNVGPRADGTIPEIQRQALTDLGHWMASAKQYLVGARPLQDGTVASSDDPWIRWVDRGTEAVAFVDLLGGGTEAALKLDAGRFSLSQASAAGGGGTVEATVDGLKVTLSPDRTGPAIVRVPKA; translated from the coding sequence ATGACTGACAGCACAGCTACGCCTGAAGACTGGAACAAATTGGCCAGGCCCGTGCCGGAGTGGTTCCAGAACGCGCCGTTCGGCATCTTCATCCACTGGGGCGCCTACTCCGTTCCCGCCTGGGCCGAACCCATCGGCGCCCTGGGCACCATCGAGGACCGCGAGTGGTTTACCCACAACCCCTATGCGGAGTGGTACTACAACACCATCCGCATTGACGGCAGTCCTGCCCAACAGCACCACCGGGACGTGTTCGGAGGCGAGGACTACGACGCCTTCCTGGACCAGTGGAAAGCAGAACAGTTCGATCCGGGGGACTGGGTGGAGCTGTTCAAATTCGCCGGTGCCGATTACGTGGTGCCCACCACGAAGCACCATGACGGCATCGCGCTCTGGGACGCTCCGGGAACAGGCGAACGGAACACGGTCCACCGCGGACCGCGCAGGGACCTGATCGGCGAAATCGCCCGGGCCGTGGGTGACGAGGGCCTGAAGCTGGGCCTGTACTATTCCGGCGGACTGGATTGGCATGTACGCCCCTTCCCGCCGCACGTCACCAGCGAAAGCGTCCACGACACTTCCCGCCCCAAGGACGCCGGCTACGCCGAATACGCCTACAACCACGTGGTGGACCTGGTGGACAAGTATCGTCCAGACGTCCTGTGGAACGACATCGAATGGCCCGACGCCGGCAAGCACTTTGGCGAGTACGGGCTCGGCAGGCTGTTCGAGCACTTCTACTCGATCAGTCCGCAAGGCGTGGTGAACGACCGGTGGGGCGCCACCCACAAGGACTATGCCACCAGCGAGTACGAAGCGGCCAGGGAGAACGAGTCCGAATCCGAGTGGGAGAACTGCAGGGGCATCGGATTCTCCTTCGGCTACAACCAGGTGGAAGGACCGGAGCAGTCGCTGACCGGCCAGCAGTTGGCCCGCCAGCTCACGGACGTGGTCTCCCGCGGTGGCCACTTCCTGCTGAACGTGGGACCGCGGGCGGACGGCACCATTCCTGAGATCCAGCGCCAGGCCTTGACCGATCTTGGCCACTGGATGGCTTCCGCCAAGCAGTACCTCGTGGGTGCCCGTCCGCTTCAGGATGGAACCGTGGCAAGCAGCGACGACCCCTGGATCCGCTGGGTTGACCGCGGAACGGAAGCCGTGGCCTTCGTTGACTTGCTAGGCGGGGGAACGGAAGCCGCCTTGAAGCTGGACGCGGGCAGGTTCTCATTGTCACAAGCGTCAGCGGCGGGTGGCGGCGGAACGGTCGAGGCCACCGTGGATGGACTCAAAGTCACCCTGTCGCCTGACCGAACCGGGCCGGCCATCGTCCGCGTCCCCAAGGCATAG
- a CDS encoding MFS transporter — protein sequence MSSAIPAPEPARFPYAAMVVLATIAFTAITTELLPSGLLPQISTGLGVSEPVAGYLAAAYAAVIVVTVVPAARMLGKIPRHALLVGLVLTFALSNAMVGLAPDFTAAMIARLVGGLAHGLLWTTMAPFVSRVVPADKVGKALAIVFSGNSLGLAIGAPVGTALGVFLGWRAAFLVLAGFGVVLTVLAFWLLPRVRRITDSVRPSLRRAIGQPGVKPVATAWPLLVLAHFALFTYIAPFIREAALPDYAISLSLTVLGGSGLLGIWIAGLTVDSRPRRSLLITTAAIAASMFLLPLAVGNLPAALVLMTIWGAGLGAIGIYNQSAILRAGGEYSEAANGLTVLTIQLGITVGALYGSAALVVGGPLLVPAAAAIPVVAALVITLAGKRYAYPPGPRERIWLEPRPVKDTVKDPA from the coding sequence ATGTCTTCCGCGATCCCTGCGCCGGAACCTGCCCGTTTTCCGTATGCCGCGATGGTGGTCCTCGCCACCATCGCTTTTACGGCCATCACCACTGAACTCCTGCCGTCCGGCCTGCTGCCCCAGATCAGCACCGGCCTGGGAGTGTCCGAGCCGGTGGCCGGCTACCTTGCCGCCGCCTACGCCGCCGTCATTGTTGTCACGGTGGTTCCGGCCGCCCGGATGCTGGGGAAGATTCCCCGCCACGCCCTGCTGGTTGGGCTGGTCCTGACCTTCGCGCTCAGCAACGCGATGGTGGGACTCGCACCGGATTTCACCGCCGCGATGATCGCGCGTTTGGTGGGCGGGCTGGCGCATGGGCTGCTGTGGACCACCATGGCGCCGTTCGTATCCCGCGTGGTCCCGGCGGACAAGGTGGGCAAGGCCCTGGCCATAGTGTTCAGCGGCAACAGCCTGGGCCTGGCCATCGGCGCTCCGGTGGGTACGGCTCTGGGCGTATTCCTGGGCTGGCGCGCAGCGTTCCTGGTGCTCGCCGGGTTCGGCGTGGTCCTGACCGTGCTGGCGTTCTGGCTGCTTCCCCGCGTCCGGCGCATTACCGATTCGGTCCGGCCGTCACTGCGCAGGGCCATCGGCCAGCCCGGCGTGAAGCCGGTGGCCACCGCCTGGCCGCTGCTGGTCCTGGCCCACTTCGCGCTGTTCACCTATATCGCGCCGTTCATCCGCGAGGCGGCCCTGCCGGACTACGCCATCAGCCTCTCGCTCACGGTACTGGGCGGGTCCGGACTGCTGGGTATTTGGATCGCTGGACTCACCGTGGACTCGCGTCCCCGCCGCTCGCTGCTCATCACGACGGCGGCCATCGCAGCATCGATGTTCCTCCTGCCCCTCGCCGTGGGGAACCTGCCCGCCGCCCTGGTGCTGATGACCATTTGGGGAGCCGGCCTGGGCGCGATCGGCATTTACAACCAGTCGGCGATCCTCCGGGCCGGCGGCGAATACAGTGAGGCCGCGAACGGGCTCACCGTCCTGACCATCCAGCTGGGCATCACCGTCGGGGCACTTTACGGCTCCGCGGCCCTGGTGGTTGGCGGCCCGCTGCTGGTCCCGGCGGCGGCGGCGATTCCTGTGGTTGCCGCCCTGGTGATCACCCTTGCCGGTAAGCGCTACGCCTACCCACCAGGCCCCCGTGAACGCATCTGGCTGGAGCCCCGGCCGGTGAAGGACACCGTCAAGGACCCGGCCTGA
- a CDS encoding DUF1304 family protein: protein MNAAAQVFAVLAAAIYIVVFPVESFLLRRHRWAQKFLSTPPENVRAVMMWAIPTGYRNLVIALGVIAGVVAANSGQLVVGYTLVVYCCANMVLTAPTMLLADIQGHYPSKWESVPGTLAATVPALVALLLLPLGP from the coding sequence ATGAACGCCGCAGCGCAGGTCTTCGCGGTACTCGCCGCAGCCATCTACATCGTCGTGTTTCCAGTGGAGAGCTTCCTCCTCCGCCGTCACCGGTGGGCTCAGAAGTTCCTGAGCACGCCGCCGGAAAATGTGCGTGCAGTGATGATGTGGGCCATCCCCACCGGTTACAGGAACCTGGTGATTGCGCTGGGGGTGATCGCCGGAGTGGTTGCCGCCAACTCCGGGCAGCTCGTGGTGGGCTACACACTGGTGGTCTACTGCTGCGCCAACATGGTCCTCACCGCCCCCACCATGCTGCTCGCCGACATCCAGGGCCACTACCCAAGTAAATGGGAGAGTGTGCCGGGAACCCTCGCGGCCACCGTCCCGGCACTCGTTGCCTTGCTCCTGCTGCCGCTGGGGCCATAA
- a CDS encoding carbohydrate ABC transporter permease, with product MTTETLAQPEIDKGLAHRRHATASRKKRRAGRLVSRIGVVLVGAAFFFPFLWMFATSLKPTSEIFSTGASFLASRVEWSNYQTVWTAIPFGRVIINSFLVAVSGAVLTTVVSLLSAYAFARLQFRHREKLFLVFLGTLVLPQEVLVIPLYIMMAKLDMINSLPALIVPFAFGAFGAFLIRQFLLSLPVEFEEAARIDGAGSIRILWSVILPLVRAPLAVVAVFSFIDYWSSFLWPLIVINDVSQATIPLGLSMFSGERGTDWGPLMAAATLAVIPSLLVVILLQRQLVKGVSMGGFGGR from the coding sequence ATGACAACTGAAACTCTCGCCCAACCGGAAATCGACAAGGGCCTCGCGCACCGTCGGCACGCAACAGCGTCGCGGAAGAAGAGGCGGGCCGGCCGCCTCGTCAGCCGCATCGGCGTTGTCCTGGTCGGCGCTGCGTTCTTCTTCCCGTTCCTCTGGATGTTCGCCACATCGCTGAAGCCCACCTCCGAAATATTCTCCACCGGTGCCAGCTTCCTTGCCTCCCGCGTGGAGTGGTCGAACTACCAAACAGTGTGGACCGCTATTCCCTTCGGACGGGTCATCATCAACAGCTTCTTGGTGGCCGTCTCCGGAGCGGTGCTGACAACGGTCGTGTCATTGCTGTCCGCCTACGCTTTTGCCCGGCTGCAGTTCAGGCACCGGGAGAAGTTGTTCCTCGTTTTCCTTGGCACGCTGGTGCTGCCCCAGGAAGTCCTGGTAATTCCGCTCTACATCATGATGGCAAAGCTGGACATGATTAACTCCCTGCCGGCGCTCATCGTCCCTTTTGCTTTCGGTGCCTTCGGTGCGTTCCTGATCCGACAGTTCCTGCTGTCCCTGCCCGTTGAGTTTGAAGAGGCAGCCCGTATCGACGGAGCAGGTTCGATCAGGATCCTGTGGAGCGTGATCCTTCCGCTTGTCCGTGCGCCGCTGGCCGTGGTGGCTGTCTTCAGTTTCATCGATTACTGGAGCAGTTTCCTGTGGCCGCTGATCGTCATCAACGACGTCTCGCAGGCAACCATTCCACTGGGGCTCTCCATGTTCTCCGGTGAACGCGGAACGGACTGGGGACCGCTCATGGCGGCCGCTACTTTGGCGGTGATTCCCAGCCTGCTCGTGGTCATCCTCCTGCAGCGCCAGCTCGTGAAAGGCGTCAGCATGGGCGGCTTCGGCGGCCGCTGA
- a CDS encoding mechanosensitive ion channel domain-containing protein produces MPDLLNRAMPFLAVAVAVAAGLVLSWLLRKVVLHLNRNRPELQATSRVARQPLRLALCLVGVRAALRLTANNESWHAGVDHLLLIALIGAVAWLAVAVLLIVEAVVLNRHSVDVADNRRARRLRTQMILARRIAVALVVVLAVGTAMLTFPAIQALGAGLLASAGVISIVAGLAAQTSLVNVFAGMQLAFTDAIRVDDVVVVQKEWGRIEEITLTYVVVHLWDDRRLILPSTYFTTTPFENWTRRQSEVMGTVEFDLDWRAPVEDMRTELRRVLADSELWDERVGVLQITDATGGFVRVRILVSAADSAALFDLRCLVRETMVMFLQQNHPEALPHQRWEQAADDGGTAARRRAPLRGLGSPPAAGARPPADPHESQLFTGSIEAVERSRAFTGPGEEVFEERDRNLASRN; encoded by the coding sequence ATGCCAGACCTACTTAACCGCGCCATGCCCTTCCTTGCCGTCGCCGTGGCGGTGGCCGCCGGACTGGTCCTGTCCTGGCTCCTCCGCAAGGTGGTCCTCCATCTGAACCGGAACCGGCCCGAGCTGCAGGCAACCTCCCGGGTGGCCCGCCAGCCCTTGCGGCTGGCACTGTGCCTGGTGGGCGTCCGTGCTGCCCTCAGGCTCACTGCCAACAACGAAAGCTGGCACGCCGGCGTCGACCATCTCCTGCTGATCGCCCTCATCGGCGCGGTCGCCTGGCTCGCCGTCGCGGTGCTGCTCATCGTGGAAGCCGTGGTGCTGAACCGGCACAGCGTGGACGTGGCGGACAACCGGCGGGCACGGCGCCTGCGCACGCAGATGATCCTGGCACGGCGCATTGCCGTGGCACTGGTGGTGGTGCTCGCCGTCGGCACCGCGATGCTGACCTTCCCCGCCATCCAGGCGCTGGGCGCGGGGCTGCTGGCGTCCGCCGGGGTGATTTCCATCGTTGCGGGCCTCGCCGCGCAGACGTCGCTGGTGAACGTCTTTGCCGGCATGCAGCTGGCGTTCACCGATGCCATCCGCGTGGACGACGTGGTGGTGGTGCAGAAGGAATGGGGCCGGATCGAGGAGATCACCCTCACCTACGTGGTGGTGCACCTCTGGGACGACCGGCGGCTCATCCTGCCGTCCACCTACTTCACCACCACGCCCTTCGAGAACTGGACCCGCCGCCAGTCCGAGGTCATGGGCACCGTGGAGTTCGACCTGGACTGGCGCGCCCCCGTGGAGGACATGCGCACCGAACTGCGCCGCGTCCTGGCGGATTCCGAGCTCTGGGACGAGCGCGTGGGCGTCCTGCAGATCACCGACGCCACCGGCGGCTTTGTCCGCGTCCGGATCCTGGTCAGCGCGGCGGACAGTGCCGCGCTCTTCGACCTGCGCTGCCTGGTCCGGGAAACCATGGTCATGTTCCTGCAGCAGAACCATCCGGAGGCCCTGCCGCACCAGCGTTGGGAGCAGGCAGCGGACGACGGCGGCACGGCCGCACGGCGCAGGGCACCACTGCGCGGGCTGGGGTCGCCCCCGGCCGCCGGTGCCCGTCCCCCGGCGGACCCGCACGAATCGCAGCTGTTCACCGGCTCCATCGAGGCAGTGGAGAGGTCGCGCGCGTTCACCGGGCCCGGTGAGGAAGTGTTCGAGGAGCGGGACCGGAACCTTGCCTCCCGCAACTGA
- a CDS encoding metalloregulator ArsR/SmtB family transcription factor yields MDDVFKALSDPTRRDLLDELYREDGQTLSALEARFSMSRFGIAKHLRILEDAALVVTRRRGREKLHFLNPVPIRLVHDRWVSKYAEPWAAALSDLKSRLESPMEKIFEIYIKTTPERLWEAITDSDIRSKYQFGNTIDSDWSPGGRFVMGNPKAGEALGEGENLEVDPPRRLVQTMRALWGEDVKAEGTSTITWEIEPVGDSCHLTVTHSDLREGANEQLYGGWPMILSGLKTWLETGEKLTTPGSLMYT; encoded by the coding sequence ATGGACGACGTGTTCAAGGCACTCTCCGACCCCACCCGCCGGGACCTGCTCGATGAGCTCTACCGCGAGGACGGCCAAACCCTGAGCGCCCTTGAAGCCCGGTTCAGCATGAGCCGGTTCGGGATCGCCAAGCACCTCCGCATCCTGGAGGACGCAGCCCTGGTGGTGACCCGCCGTCGGGGGCGGGAAAAGCTGCACTTCCTCAATCCTGTCCCCATCCGCCTGGTCCACGACCGCTGGGTCAGCAAATACGCAGAACCATGGGCCGCTGCCCTCAGCGACCTCAAATCCAGATTGGAAAGTCCCATGGAAAAAATCTTCGAGATCTACATCAAGACCACGCCCGAACGGCTCTGGGAAGCCATCACGGACAGCGACATCCGCAGCAAGTACCAGTTCGGCAACACCATCGATTCCGACTGGTCACCGGGCGGACGCTTCGTGATGGGCAACCCGAAGGCCGGGGAGGCCCTCGGCGAAGGCGAAAACCTGGAGGTGGACCCGCCGCGCCGCCTGGTCCAGACCATGCGCGCCCTGTGGGGCGAGGACGTCAAGGCCGAGGGCACGTCCACCATCACCTGGGAGATCGAACCGGTGGGCGATTCCTGCCACCTCACCGTCACCCACAGCGACCTGCGCGAAGGCGCCAACGAACAGCTTTACGGCGGCTGGCCGATGATCCTCTCCGGTCTCAAGACATGGCTGGAAACCGGCGAAAAACTCACTACGCCCGGCTCGCTGATGTACACCTAA
- a CDS encoding sulfite exporter TauE/SafE family protein, which produces MLTTGLVLGAVVMGAGMQRITGMGFALVAAPFLVLLLGPVEGVVLVNVCGAVTAGAIIFRVVRDIDWKRYLMLAASALLGIVPAAFLIRLVPAAVLEISIGVILAAGLTILLALKSATLPARRRYLLTAGSLSGFMNTAAGVGGPAVSMYSIATRWQHKSFAATMQPYFFTIGVFSLISKAITAPQTFPVMPLAMWLAVAVACLAGLVLGDLAAKHVPTRAAQILLIVLAYLGAAATIIRGISDAVA; this is translated from the coding sequence GTGCTGACCACCGGACTGGTGCTGGGCGCCGTCGTCATGGGCGCCGGGATGCAGCGGATCACCGGGATGGGCTTCGCCCTGGTGGCCGCGCCATTCCTGGTCCTGCTCCTGGGCCCGGTGGAAGGAGTAGTGCTGGTGAATGTGTGCGGCGCCGTGACGGCGGGCGCCATCATCTTCCGGGTGGTGCGGGACATCGACTGGAAGCGGTACCTGATGCTCGCGGCCTCGGCGCTGCTCGGCATTGTCCCGGCCGCATTCCTGATCCGGCTGGTCCCGGCGGCGGTCCTGGAAATTTCCATCGGGGTGATCCTCGCCGCCGGACTGACCATCCTGCTGGCCCTGAAGTCCGCCACGCTGCCGGCGCGCCGGCGGTACCTGCTCACCGCCGGCAGCCTGAGCGGGTTCATGAACACAGCGGCAGGAGTGGGCGGTCCAGCCGTCAGCATGTATTCCATCGCCACCCGGTGGCAGCACAAGTCCTTCGCGGCCACGATGCAACCGTACTTCTTCACCATCGGCGTCTTCTCGCTCATCTCCAAGGCGATCACCGCGCCCCAGACGTTCCCCGTGATGCCCCTGGCGATGTGGCTCGCCGTCGCCGTCGCCTGCCTGGCCGGCCTGGTTCTCGGCGACCTCGCCGCCAAGCACGTCCCCACCCGCGCAGCGCAGATACTGCTGATCGTCCTGGCCTACCTGGGCGCGGCCGCCACCATCATCCGCGGCATATCCGATGCCGTCGCCTGA
- a CDS encoding cupin domain-containing protein, translating into MQKISIDALARQQLEAAIGSPNGRAADTVYGGHEKILRQTVMAMTAGTQLSEHQNPGDATVFVIRGCVSLRAGGESWQGKSGDLLIVPPGLHSLHAEEDSTFLFTVAKHRD; encoded by the coding sequence ATGCAGAAGATATCTATTGACGCGCTGGCCCGGCAGCAGCTCGAAGCAGCCATCGGCTCCCCGAACGGAAGGGCTGCGGACACGGTGTACGGGGGCCACGAAAAGATCCTCCGGCAGACGGTCATGGCGATGACCGCGGGAACGCAGCTGAGTGAGCACCAGAATCCGGGCGACGCCACGGTGTTCGTGATCCGGGGCTGCGTCAGCCTCCGCGCCGGCGGGGAATCCTGGCAGGGCAAGTCCGGCGACCTGCTGATCGTCCCGCCCGGTCTGCACAGCCTTCACGCCGAGGAGGACTCCACCTTCCTGTTCACGGTTGCCAAGCACCGGGACTGA
- a CDS encoding sugar ABC transporter permease: MLGFLIFIVLPLVASLVISLFDWPLFGAPKFVGLDNYVRLLTGDPVFWTVLGNTLFFAVSYTVVNLIAALAVATWLHNLGSWGPFFRVLFFIPVVTPMVANALVWRLMLTDDGVINSFLANFGIHGPSWLSDSQLAMGSLIAMSVWQGIGYNIIVLGAGLSGISPNLLEAARIDGAGAWQRFFRVVLPMLSPSLFFCTVMTIIGSFKVFTQPYLLTLGGPGDSTNTIVLYLYRNGFSFDKLGYASALAWALFVIVMLITALQFSQQKRLVNYDN, translated from the coding sequence ATGCTCGGGTTCCTGATTTTTATCGTGCTTCCGCTGGTGGCTTCGCTGGTCATCAGCCTGTTCGACTGGCCCTTGTTCGGGGCACCAAAATTCGTGGGGCTGGACAACTACGTTCGGCTGCTCACTGGTGACCCGGTGTTCTGGACGGTTCTGGGCAACACCCTCTTTTTTGCCGTCTCCTACACCGTGGTCAACCTGATCGCCGCCCTGGCTGTTGCCACCTGGCTTCACAACCTGGGCAGTTGGGGCCCGTTCTTCCGGGTGCTTTTCTTCATTCCGGTGGTGACCCCCATGGTCGCCAACGCGTTGGTTTGGCGCCTGATGCTGACCGATGACGGCGTCATCAACAGTTTTCTGGCCAACTTTGGCATTCACGGGCCTTCCTGGCTCAGTGACAGCCAGCTCGCCATGGGGTCGTTGATCGCAATGTCTGTCTGGCAGGGGATCGGCTACAACATCATCGTTCTCGGCGCAGGGCTCAGCGGCATCTCGCCGAATTTGCTTGAGGCCGCCCGCATCGATGGGGCAGGAGCCTGGCAGCGGTTCTTCCGGGTGGTGCTGCCGATGCTGTCGCCGTCGCTCTTCTTCTGCACGGTCATGACCATCATCGGCTCTTTCAAGGTATTTACCCAGCCTTACCTGCTGACACTCGGCGGGCCGGGCGATTCCACCAACACGATCGTTCTGTACCTCTACCGCAACGGTTTCTCCTTTGACAAGCTCGGCTACGCGTCGGCACTCGCTTGGGCGTTGTTCGTCATCGTCATGCTCATCACCGCACTGCAGTTCTCGCAGCAAAAGAGGCTGGTCAACTATGACAACTGA
- a CDS encoding sugar ABC transporter substrate-binding protein, with product MSTNRVTGKLLTAAAVAALAVGSLTACGSSSGSSSSGESKEASAMYTWITNENDRAQWQAFVDAAKKKDPAFNLTLEGPSFNDYWTKVKTRLSSSGAPCIITTQAARAQELKDLTVPLDDMVKSNNIDVSMYNKAMIDGLTVDGSLRGIPYDAEPVVLYYNKDLLAAAGVAPPTTKYTTSQFAADLKALTKGGVMGLAVPPGFGSGPGLPMAFANGNEPVKDGKLDLTNQGLVNDQQFAFDLVAKAQVANPPQASDGTDVPEQQFMSGKAAMIIDGPWMYDTLTTKTQGKVGIAVVPSTSGESIGMIQGSAFAIAASCKDKEAAFKNIMKITTPEVIGAVGAARGTVPSVESAVKDWAGTKPAADVAVVQALLKSGRPLVTTPSWNQVETNFTQYSGEGFRGSKTAQELLSTIMNSAK from the coding sequence GTGTCGACTAACCGTGTTACCGGCAAGCTGCTGACAGCTGCAGCGGTTGCAGCCCTGGCCGTCGGAAGCCTTACCGCATGTGGTTCCTCAAGCGGGAGTTCATCATCGGGGGAGAGCAAGGAAGCCTCCGCCATGTACACCTGGATCACCAATGAAAACGACAGGGCCCAGTGGCAGGCCTTTGTGGACGCAGCCAAGAAAAAGGACCCTGCATTCAACCTCACTTTGGAGGGTCCGAGCTTCAACGATTACTGGACCAAGGTCAAGACCCGCCTCTCCAGTTCCGGAGCGCCGTGCATCATCACAACGCAGGCGGCTCGTGCCCAGGAGCTTAAGGACCTTACGGTGCCGCTGGACGACATGGTTAAGAGCAACAACATTGACGTGTCCATGTACAACAAGGCAATGATCGACGGCCTGACCGTTGATGGCTCGCTGCGGGGGATACCTTATGACGCCGAACCGGTGGTTCTTTACTACAACAAGGATCTCCTGGCCGCGGCCGGCGTGGCGCCGCCTACCACCAAATACACCACCAGCCAGTTCGCGGCCGACCTTAAGGCGCTGACAAAAGGCGGCGTGATGGGCCTCGCAGTGCCGCCGGGATTCGGCTCGGGCCCGGGGCTTCCCATGGCATTCGCCAACGGCAATGAACCGGTCAAGGATGGAAAGCTTGACCTCACCAACCAGGGCCTCGTCAACGACCAGCAGTTTGCCTTCGACCTTGTGGCAAAGGCGCAAGTCGCGAACCCGCCGCAGGCGTCGGACGGGACCGATGTGCCGGAGCAGCAGTTCATGAGCGGCAAGGCGGCGATGATCATCGACGGTCCCTGGATGTACGACACCCTGACCACCAAAACGCAGGGCAAGGTGGGCATCGCCGTCGTCCCTTCCACCTCGGGAGAGAGCATCGGCATGATCCAGGGGTCCGCGTTTGCCATCGCAGCGTCCTGTAAGGACAAAGAAGCTGCCTTCAAGAACATCATGAAGATCACCACCCCTGAGGTCATCGGCGCTGTTGGGGCCGCCCGTGGAACCGTTCCATCTGTTGAGTCCGCGGTGAAGGACTGGGCCGGGACCAAGCCGGCGGCTGACGTGGCAGTTGTCCAGGCCCTTCTGAAGAGCGGGCGTCCGCTGGTTACCACCCCTAGCTGGAATCAGGTGGAGACCAACTTCACGCAGTACTCCGGAGAAGGCTTCCGCGGCAGCAAGACCGCGCAGGAACTCCTCTCCACCATCATGAATTCAGCCAAGTAA